A stretch of Bacillus pseudomycoides DNA encodes these proteins:
- a CDS encoding DUF3967 domain-containing protein, with protein MEATYKTKDVTNKTGIPKHIVRKYSQLLEQHGYIITKTADARIYKMDDMKLLKSIHERAATLQEDITETIPIILKEKENPPVPMIKKNQEVQSKDESRNFEEFMLKLEMLAQLNEAIIHQNSTLITQNRLKDEKLDELMQQVYVKEGNQEEMLQELINHAAQTDALQKEKMDLLMNHMYKRESKQEEKMNKLVNHVYNKDSNRDAQLMQVIREIQETKRLIAASRDQSFFQSFKNLFVRIKPEKTNE; from the coding sequence ATGGAGGCGACATATAAAACGAAGGATGTTACAAATAAAACAGGAATCCCGAAACACATAGTTCGAAAATATAGTCAACTTTTAGAACAACATGGTTATATCATTACAAAAACCGCTGATGCTCGTATATATAAAATGGATGATATGAAGCTTTTAAAATCAATTCACGAACGAGCGGCCACACTACAAGAAGATATTACAGAAACAATCCCTATCATTTTAAAAGAAAAAGAGAATCCACCTGTGCCGATGATAAAGAAAAATCAGGAAGTTCAATCAAAAGATGAAAGCCGAAACTTCGAAGAATTCATGCTAAAACTTGAAATGCTTGCACAATTAAACGAAGCGATTATTCATCAAAACTCCACTTTAATTACACAAAACCGCTTAAAAGATGAAAAACTGGATGAATTAATGCAACAAGTTTATGTAAAAGAAGGCAATCAAGAAGAAATGCTGCAAGAGCTTATTAATCACGCAGCTCAAACAGATGCCCTGCAAAAAGAAAAAATGGACTTATTAATGAATCATATGTATAAACGTGAATCAAAGCAAGAAGAAAAAATGAACAAGCTTGTCAATCACGTTTACAATAAAGACAGCAATCGAGATGCACAGCTTATGCAAGTCATTCGTGAAATTCAAGAAACAAAACGACTCATCGCCGCCTCAAGAGATCAAAGTTTCTTTCAATCATTTAAAAATTTATTTGTTCGAATCAAACCAGAAAAAACAAATGAATAA
- the nucA gene encoding DNA-entry nuclease yields MKQLKGIIISIIAILSILVVVYEAFIPAEPKNKKEVTYDQVLEFPKERYPETGKHIADAMKEGHSKVCTIDRSGAADRRKLSLAPYSAKKGYDRDEWPMAMCKEGGKGAHIEYISPADNRGAGSWVGNKLDKYPDGTRVKFVVK; encoded by the coding sequence ATGAAACAGTTAAAAGGCATTATCATCTCGATTATTGCGATTCTTTCTATTTTGGTTGTTGTCTATGAAGCGTTTATACCGGCAGAACCAAAGAACAAAAAAGAAGTTACATATGATCAAGTTCTAGAATTTCCAAAAGAACGCTATCCTGAAACGGGGAAACATATTGCAGATGCGATGAAAGAAGGGCATTCTAAAGTGTGCACGATTGATCGAAGTGGTGCAGCTGATAGAAGAAAATTGTCCCTAGCTCCATATTCAGCAAAAAAAGGGTATGATCGTGATGAATGGCCAATGGCAATGTGTAAAGAGGGTGGAAAAGGTGCGCATATTGAATATATTAGTCCAGCCGATAATAGAGGTGCAGGTTCATGGGTTGGAAATAAGCTAGATAAGTATCCAGATGGTACACGCGTGAAATTTGTGGTGAAGTAG
- the malR gene encoding maltose operon transcriptional repressor MalR, which translates to MTVTIKDVAKKANVAPSTVSRVIADNPSISEKTKRRVRKVMSELGYHPNLNARSLANQTTKTIGLVMPSSASKAFQNPFFPEVIRGISSFAHVEGYALYMSTGETEEEIFNGVVKMVQGRQIGGIILLYSRENDRIIQYLHEQNFPFVLIGKPYERKDEITYVDNNNYTAAREVAEYLISLGHKQIAFIGGGSDLLVTKDRLAGMSDALKLADIVLPDEYILHFDFSRESGQQAVEELMGLEIPPTAIMATDDLIGLGVLSALAKKGVSVPKDVSIVSFNNALLSEIASPPLTTVDVNIYQLGYEAAKALVDKVENSESTSKCIIIPHKLLKRQTCDHYA; encoded by the coding sequence ATGACAGTTACAATTAAAGATGTAGCAAAAAAGGCAAATGTTGCACCATCTACTGTGTCTCGTGTAATTGCTGATAATCCAAGTATAAGTGAAAAAACCAAGCGTCGTGTTCGTAAAGTAATGAGCGAGTTAGGATATCATCCGAATTTAAATGCGAGAAGTCTTGCGAATCAAACGACAAAAACAATTGGTCTTGTTATGCCAAGTTCTGCGAGTAAGGCATTTCAAAATCCATTTTTTCCAGAAGTAATTCGAGGAATTAGCTCGTTTGCACATGTTGAAGGTTATGCGCTGTATATGTCAACTGGCGAAACAGAAGAGGAAATTTTTAATGGTGTTGTGAAGATGGTACAGGGGCGTCAAATCGGTGGAATAATTCTTCTCTATTCACGTGAAAACGATCGTATTATTCAATATTTACATGAACAGAATTTCCCATTTGTTTTAATTGGAAAGCCGTACGAAAGAAAAGATGAAATTACATATGTAGATAATAATAACTATACAGCTGCAAGAGAAGTAGCGGAATATTTAATTTCACTAGGACATAAACAAATAGCGTTTATTGGCGGTGGCTCTGATTTACTTGTTACAAAGGATCGTTTAGCTGGAATGAGCGATGCTTTAAAATTAGCTGATATTGTGTTACCAGATGAATATATTCTACATTTTGATTTCTCAAGAGAGAGTGGTCAGCAGGCTGTAGAAGAGTTAATGGGACTTGAAATACCGCCAACAGCAATTATGGCAACAGATGATTTAATAGGTCTTGGGGTATTAAGTGCACTTGCTAAAAAAGGAGTTTCTGTACCGAAGGATGTTTCAATTGTGAGCTTTAACAATGCTTTATTATCCGAAATTGCAAGCCCGCCGCTTACAACGGTTGATGTAAATATTTATCAATTAGGGTATGAAGCTGCAAAAGCTTTAGTTGATAAGGTGGAAAATTCTGAGTCTACTTCGAAATGTATTATTATTCCGCATAAATTACTAAAGCGTCAAACCTGTGATCATTATGCGTAA
- a CDS encoding HAMP domain-containing sensor histidine kinase: MELIRDLMIQVAIIILPLFLYEAIRLNRYQDMLPKPNRYFIMFLSSITLVLSMTYSICFGDVCGYNFHPIPIISAFLYGGIAGIIPASIFVIYEWFLNGLQWFRIIEVLCLAIIPLLLSKKWSVFSREKKLILALIISSLYVLVDLACSMFGILLRVGFTPPMSHSYSGYIFASLIMVMTMVFQVYLTEYLNENALLRTEMQKSEKLNIVSELAASVAHEVRNPLTVVRGFIQLLESTEDMKNKDYMRLVLAELDRAEQIISDYLNLARPQIEKKEHICLSAQLIEMTTLMSSFAAMQGVYLQVEISENLYTIGDKTKLKQAIMNIVKNGIEAIQGNKGYLKVTAIQKDDAIIVRVKDSGVGMTKEQLARLGQPYYSLKEKGTGLGLMVTFSILQAHNGTLEYKSDSGKGTEAIITLPAVRNKE, from the coding sequence ATGGAGCTAATCCGTGACTTAATGATCCAAGTGGCCATCATTATTCTGCCCCTGTTTTTATATGAAGCGATTCGTCTAAATCGCTATCAAGATATGCTTCCAAAGCCCAATCGCTATTTTATTATGTTTTTATCTAGTATCACGCTTGTTCTTTCTATGACGTATTCGATTTGCTTTGGTGATGTTTGTGGTTATAATTTTCATCCGATTCCAATTATTAGTGCCTTTTTGTATGGTGGAATTGCAGGAATTATCCCAGCTTCTATCTTTGTTATATACGAATGGTTTTTGAATGGTTTACAGTGGTTTCGGATAATAGAGGTTTTATGTCTTGCGATTATTCCTTTATTGCTATCAAAAAAGTGGTCTGTATTTTCAAGAGAAAAAAAACTTATTTTAGCTCTTATTATTTCATCTTTGTATGTTCTTGTCGATTTAGCGTGTAGTATGTTTGGGATTTTATTGAGGGTAGGCTTTACGCCACCCATGTCACATTCATATAGTGGATACATATTCGCTTCTCTTATTATGGTTATGACGATGGTATTTCAAGTGTATTTAACAGAGTATTTAAATGAAAATGCATTGTTACGTACAGAAATGCAAAAATCTGAAAAGCTGAACATTGTAAGTGAGCTAGCGGCGAGTGTAGCACATGAAGTTCGAAACCCCCTTACAGTTGTTCGTGGTTTTATTCAGTTATTAGAGAGTACAGAAGATATGAAGAATAAAGATTATATGCGTCTTGTGCTAGCTGAGCTTGATCGGGCTGAACAAATTATTTCAGATTACTTAAATTTAGCTAGACCGCAAATTGAAAAAAAGGAACATATATGTTTATCCGCACAGCTCATAGAAATGACGACTTTAATGTCTTCGTTTGCAGCTATGCAAGGTGTGTATTTACAAGTTGAAATTTCTGAGAATCTTTATACGATTGGTGATAAGACAAAGTTAAAACAAGCAATTATGAATATCGTTAAAAATGGAATTGAAGCAATTCAAGGCAACAAAGGATATTTAAAAGTAACTGCCATTCAAAAAGATGATGCTATTATAGTGCGAGTAAAAGATAGTGGTGTTGGAATGACGAAAGAACAGTTAGCAAGGCTTGGACAACCGTATTATTCACTAAAAGAAAAAGGAACAGGTCTAGGACTTATGGTGACCTTTAGTATTTTACAAGCACATAATGGTACGCTGGAATATAAAAGTGATAGTGGAAAAGGAACGGAAGCAATTATTACATTACCAGCAGTTAGAAATAAGGAATAA
- a CDS encoding aminotransferase A — MEQFINPRVKDIQISGIRQFSNMIQNYDNLISLTIGQPDFPTPSLVKEAAKRAITENYTSYTHNAGLLELRKAACHFLKENYNLHYSPENETIVTIGASEAIDVTFRTILEPGTEVILPAPIYPGYEPIIRLCGATPVFVDVRETGFRLTAEAIQNAVSDRTRCIVFPYPSNPTGVTLSKEELTDIANVLKDKNIFVLSDEIYSELVYEEQHTSIAHFPEMRDKTIVINGLSKSHSMTGWRIGLLFAPGYLAQHILKVHQYNVTCATSIAQYAAIEALTAAKDAPRMMRHQYKKRRDYVYNRLLQMGLTVEEPTGAFYLFPYVGNLTSSSFDFAIDLVKEAGLAVVPGTAFSEYGEGYIRLSYAYSMETLKEGCDRLEKFLKQKAKR; from the coding sequence ATGGAACAATTCATTAATCCTAGAGTAAAAGATATTCAAATTTCTGGTATCCGCCAATTCTCTAATATGATTCAAAACTATGATAATCTCATTTCTTTAACAATTGGACAACCAGACTTTCCAACACCTTCTTTAGTAAAAGAAGCTGCAAAACGAGCAATTACCGAAAACTACACGAGCTATACACACAACGCGGGTCTATTAGAATTACGCAAGGCAGCTTGTCATTTTCTAAAGGAAAATTATAATTTACACTATTCACCTGAAAACGAAACCATCGTTACAATCGGCGCTAGCGAAGCGATCGATGTTACGTTCCGTACTATTTTAGAACCTGGAACAGAAGTTATTTTGCCAGCTCCTATTTATCCAGGTTATGAGCCTATTATTAGACTATGCGGCGCAACACCTGTTTTTGTAGATGTTCGTGAAACTGGATTTCGCTTAACAGCAGAAGCGATTCAAAATGCAGTTTCAGATCGAACAAGATGCATCGTTTTCCCTTACCCTTCTAATCCGACCGGTGTTACACTGTCGAAAGAAGAATTAACAGATATTGCAAACGTTTTAAAAGATAAAAACATTTTCGTTCTTTCTGATGAAATCTATAGTGAGCTTGTATATGAAGAACAACACACGTCCATCGCTCATTTTCCAGAAATGCGTGATAAAACAATCGTCATTAATGGTTTATCAAAATCGCATTCAATGACAGGCTGGCGCATTGGCCTTTTATTTGCTCCAGGCTATTTAGCTCAGCATATTTTGAAAGTGCATCAATATAACGTGACATGCGCAACTTCAATCGCACAATATGCTGCAATCGAAGCATTAACAGCAGCAAAAGATGCACCGCGAATGATGCGTCATCAATATAAAAAACGCCGTGATTATGTATACAACCGACTCCTTCAAATGGGCTTAACTGTTGAAGAACCAACTGGCGCCTTTTATTTATTCCCATACGTTGGAAATCTTACCTCTTCATCATTTGATTTTGCTATTGATCTTGTTAAAGAAGCTGGACTCGCTGTTGTTCCTGGAACAGCATTTTCAGAGTATGGCGAAGGCTATATCCGCCTTTCATACGCTTATAGTATGGAGACATTAAAAGAGGGTTGCGATCGTTTAGAAAAATTTTTAAAACAAAAAGCTAAGAGATAA